The Pasteurella multocida genome contains a region encoding:
- a CDS encoding 3-keto-L-gulonate-6-phosphate decarboxylase UlaD: protein MPKPLLQIALDSLSLEKALSDAKHAESMVDIIEVGTILACAEGMKAVSTLRALHPHHILVCDLKTTDGGAILAKMAFEAGADWLTVSAAAHPATKAACKKVADEFNQSHPDLKVKKEIQIEIYGNWTFEDAQEWVKLGITQAIYHRSRDAELSGESWAKEDIENMKRLEELGLALSITGGIIPEDIHLFKDIRKAKAFIAGRALIGEKGRTTADAIHTEIAKYWT, encoded by the coding sequence ATGCCAAAACCATTACTCCAAATTGCACTTGATTCTCTCAGTCTTGAGAAAGCACTTTCTGACGCTAAACATGCCGAATCAATGGTTGATATTATTGAAGTTGGCACCATTCTCGCCTGCGCAGAGGGTATGAAAGCAGTGAGTACATTACGTGCATTACACCCGCATCACATTTTAGTTTGCGATCTCAAAACAACAGATGGTGGTGCGATTTTAGCAAAAATGGCTTTTGAAGCGGGTGCTGATTGGTTAACCGTGTCTGCCGCGGCACATCCTGCAACCAAAGCAGCATGCAAAAAAGTCGCCGATGAGTTCAACCAGTCTCATCCCGACTTAAAAGTGAAAAAAGAAATTCAAATTGAAATCTATGGAAATTGGACATTTGAAGATGCACAGGAATGGGTAAAACTTGGTATTACACAAGCGATTTATCACCGCTCCCGTGATGCTGAATTATCAGGAGAAAGTTGGGCAAAAGAGGATATCGAAAACATGAAGCGATTAGAAGAACTCGGTTTAGCACTTTCTATTACAGGCGGGATCATTCCAGAAGATATCCATTTATTTAAAGACATTCGCAAAGCCAAAGCATTCATTGCTGGTCGCGCGTTGATAGGGGAAAAGGGAAGAACAACGGCTGATGCGATTCATACTGAAATTGCTAAATATTGGACTTAG